From one Manduca sexta isolate Smith_Timp_Sample1 unplaced genomic scaffold, JHU_Msex_v1.0 HiC_scaffold_2399, whole genome shotgun sequence genomic stretch:
- the LOC119192146 gene encoding uncharacterized protein LOC119192146, translating to WRDIVLFIDDEDSEIEFAESVLTPSAESYYEECSIQYPGFCPYQNSSDDETMDFDYPTTKNSRMKKKTFKHVMFYIGIDGTDSADMLREHICLDDAVPLLTAIDFPKQKMVTMKYGDEITTDSVQNFVDAYLSGNADFKPLKPYSDRC from the exons ATGGCGCGACATCGTGCTGTTTATTG ACGACGAAGATTCAGAAATAGAATTCGCTGAATCAGTACTGACACCATCAGCCGAATCATACTACGAGGAATGCAGCATCCAGTACCCCGGCTTCTGCCCCTACCAGAACTCCTCGGACGACGAGACCATGGACTTCGACTACCCCACCACCAAGAACAGCAGGATGAAGAAGAAAACATTCAAACACGTGATGTTTTACATCGGCATTGACGGAACAGACAGCGCGGATATGTTAAGAGAGCATATTTGTTTAGACGATGCTGTTCCCTTGCTAACAGCCATCGATTTCCCCAAACAGAAGATGGTCACCATGAAGTATGGTGACGAGATCACCACCGACTCAGTTCAGAATTTTGTTGATGCGTATCTCAGCGGTAATGCGGATTTCAAACCGTTGAAACCTTATAGTGATAGGTGTTAG